The Candidatus Neomarinimicrobiota bacterium region TCTGTGACCTGCCCGCCTGACGTTAGTCGGGCAAGCGAAGCCCCGCCGACGGCGGGGACTGCGCCACATTTAATGCTGTCATTCTGAGTCCCGTCCCGAAGTTTCGGGATCGGGACGAAGCATCCCGTTGTTTAGATGAAGTGTAGGGGCAATTCACGTTTACCCCGAAGAAAGCGGGCCTGCCCGGCAATCGGTCAGACGGGGAATTGCCCTATGGACAACTCCTGAGTTGTCCCTACATATAACCATCGGAAAGGGATAAAAATCCCCTCTTGAGAGGGGTGGCTCCGCTGAAAGCGGAGACGGGGTGTGTCACAGGACAGCATACTATGCTGTCCCTACATTAAGCGTGGTTGAGGCACAAAAAAAATCCCCGAAGGGATTATGGAGTCTGTAGTTCTATTGAAGTAGTCTCTTACGCGGCGACGGCGATCATCTCTTTGGCGACTGCGGCTATCTTCTTCTGCGCCTCTAATGACGTAAAGCACTCAATAGCGCTGTGGTAAGCGGCTTCCGCCTTCTCGGCGTTCTTCTCTTCCGTGTGCAGGCGCGCTATCTCAAGGTAGGTCTCACCCTTATTCAGCGCGTTGTCGTGACGTTCGTTTATCCTCAGTGAGTTGCCGAGGTAAACTTCAGCAAGGTCATACCTGCCGTTCTTCTTGTAGTTCATGCCCATAAGCTTATAGACTTCGGCTACGCCCAGCCTGTCCTTCATCTCGGAAAATATCTTGAAAGCCTTCGTTGCGAGAAGGATGCTCTCGTCTATCTCGTCCTTGCGGTGATAGATCTCGGCCTTTTCAAGGTATGACAGACCCGCTATGCGTACATCGCCGGAACGTTCGCTGAACTTAAGACCGTCGGCAAGCTTCTTCTCAGCCGTGCGCAGGTCGCCTTTGTTCTTGTATGCGATGCCGATGTTATGGTGTATAAGAGCTCTTAATGGATCGTTGTCCCTGTTGCCGAGAGTCTTGAGAGCGGAGCTGTACGCTTCCAATGCGTCGTCATGCTCGCCCCGGATATTGAGTATGTTACCGAGGTTCATAAATATCTTGAGTAGAAGGCCGCGGTCTTTCTTGGCGGTCGCTAACTTCTTAGCCGATTCAAACGACTCAAGCGCCTTGGAGAGCTTGCCGGTCTCCGCATAAAGGATACCGAGCGTGTTGAGCGTGGCCGCGAGAGCATTCATGTCACCGG contains the following coding sequences:
- a CDS encoding tetratricopeptide repeat protein, yielding MASGNFIREFLNVAAERCGKGFEARVSKVLKSNEAALKETRQAILPTDLTKNDRNNLSIDSKFEIILSVSQEFLEGDSYDSLLVALAEVGINSLQFDRAMGLLDEVKSRPGSKSNRSIKGSASRLLGEIYAKQANWERALEEFTAAEILLREAGDMNALAATLNTLGILYAETGKLSKALESFESAKKLATAKKDRGLLLKIFMNLGNILNIRGEHDDALEAYSSALKTLGNRDNDPLRALIHHNIGIAYKNKGDLRTAEKKLADGLKFSERSGDVRIAGLSYLEKAEIYHRKDEIDESILLATKAFKIFSEMKDRLGVAEVYKLMGMNYKKNGRYDLAEVYLGNSLRINERHDNALNKGETYLEIARLHTEEKNAEKAEAAYHSAIECFTSLEAQKKIAAVAKEMIAVAA